The following coding sequences are from one Salvia hispanica cultivar TCC Black 2014 chromosome 3, UniMelb_Shisp_WGS_1.0, whole genome shotgun sequence window:
- the LOC125213818 gene encoding AT-hook motif nuclear-localized protein 1-like, translated as MEEKEGMNGSGVTLRAGEAPQIGSVEPPRIENSGNILGSATPITPAPAAATVDGKKKRGRPRKYAADGSIVALSPMPISASIPLTGDYPGWKQSGGRPVDSFKKKHKLDFANAGNTMAIPVGGSFTPHMITVNSGEDIMMKIISFSQQVSRAICLLAANGAISNVTLRQPNSSGGTLTYEGRFEILSLTGSFMPSDNGVTKSRSGGLSVSLAGPDGRVMGGGLAGMLVAAGPVQIVIGSFLPGGSQAQPEQKPKKPKYEQTISFGAVPANPIMSEAPYGGPKPNLTTSVSFQGDSLASTNSIHGSKIAEPGTNVSFHGDDSTEQSHDLTC; from the exons ATGGAGGAAAAGGAAGGGATGAATGGTTCCGGCGTCACATTAAGAGCTGGTGAAGCCCCTCAAATCGGCAGTGTGGAGCCGCCAAGAATCGAAAATTCCGGCAACATTCTTGGATCAGCCACTCCCATAACTCCGgctccggcggcggcgacggtggatgggaagaagaagaggggGAGGCCAAGGAAGTACGCCGCAGATGGCTCCATCGTGGCATTGTCGCCTATGCCGATATCGGCCTCGATTCCGCTCACCGGAGATTATCCGGGGTGGAAGCAGAGCGGAGGCCGGCCGGTTGACTCTTTCAAGAAGAAGCATAAGCTGGATTTTGCAAATGCAG GGAATACTATGGCGATCCCTGTCGGTGGAAGTTTTACTCCCCACATGATAACTGTTAACTCTGGCGAG GATATCATGATGAAGATAATATCCTTTTCTCAACAAGTATCCCGAGCAATTTGCCTTCTGGCAGCCAATGGTGCTATCTCAAATGTCACCTTACGTCAACCAAATTCTTCCGGTGGTACTTTAACTTATGAG GGTCGTTTCGAAATCCTTTCTCTGACGGGATCATTTATGCCTAGTGACAACGGAGTGACAAAGAGCAGATCAGGTGGGTTGAGCGTCTCTCTGGCAGGCCCTGATGGCCGCGTAATGGGTGGAGGACTAGCCGGCATGCTCGTTGCAGCTGGCCCTGTTCAG ATTGTGATTGGCAGCTTTCTTCCCGGTGGATCCCAAGCGCAGCCGGAGCAAAAGCCTAAGAAACCGAAATACGAGCAAACAATATCATTTGGGGCTGTCCCCGCTAACCCTATCATGTCTGAAGCCCCCTACGGCGGACCAAAGCCGAATCTGACAACGTCAGTGTCCTTCCAGGGAGACAGCCTGGCTTCAACGAACTCTATACACGGATCCAAGATTGCTGAACCTGGTACTAACGTTTCGTTCCACGGAGATGATTCCACAGAGCAGAGCCATGACTTGACGTGCTGA
- the LOC125213819 gene encoding hypersensitive-induced response protein 4, giving the protein MGNSCCMMCACVEQASVGVVERWGRFDRLAQPGFHFLNCLAGECLAGVLSTRIQSLDVKIETKTKDNVFVQLHCSIQYRVIKENADDAFYELQNPREQIQAYVFDVVRAHVPRMTLDEVFEQKSDVAQAVLEELEKVMGAYGYNIEHILMVDIIPDPYVRSAMNEINAAQRMQLASVYKGEAEKILQVKKAEAEAEAKYLGGVGVARQRQAITDGLRENILNFSDKIEGTSAKEVMDLIMVTQYFDTIKDLGNSSKNTTVFIPHGPGHVRDIGEQIRNGMMQGASAQLMDQ; this is encoded by the exons ATGGGGAACTCCTGCTGTATGATGTGCGCGTGCGTGGAGCAAGCCAGTGTTGGAGTCGTCGAGAGGTGGGGCCGCTTCGACCGCCTCGCGCAGCCTGGTTTCCACTTCCTCAACTGTCTCGCCGGCGAATGCCTCGCCGGAGTTCTCTCCACCAGGATCCAATCGCTCGACGTCAAAATTGAGACTAAAACTAAG GACAATGTCTTTGTTCAACTGCACTGTTCAATTCAATACAGGGTAATAAAGGAAAATGCAGATGATGCCTTTTATGAATTGCAAAATCCCAGAGAGCAGATTCAAGCCTATGTATTCGATG TGGTTCGAGCTCATGTTCCAAGGATGACTCTGGATGAGGTGTTTGAACAAAAGAGTGATGTTGCTCAAGCTGTATTAGAGGAACTTGAAAAG GTCATGGGTGCATACGGATATAACATAGAGCACATATTGATGGTTGATATTATTCCTGACCCCTATGTAAGGAGCGCGATGAATGAGATTAATGCAG CTCAAAGGATGCAACTTGCAAGTGTATACAAAGGAGAGGCAGAGAAGATTCTCCAGGTCAAGAAAGCAGAAGCTGAAGCCGAAGCCAAGTATCTTGGTGGAGTCGGGGTGGCCAGGCAGCGACAGGCAATTACCGATGGGCTTCGGGAGAACATCCTGAACTTTTCTGACAAGATCGAGGGCACTTCAGCAAAGGAGGTTATGGACCTTATCATGGTCACACAGTACTTTGACACGATCAAGGACCTGGGGAATAGCTCGAAGAACACTACAGTTTTCATACCCCATGGCCCCGGCCATGTCCGGGATATCGGTGAACAGATACGCAACGGCATGATGCAGGGAGCAAGTGCACAACTTATGGACCAATAA
- the LOC125209746 gene encoding probable pectinesterase/pectinesterase inhibitor 46: MASFNPYGNLNEAEQEGVAARRKTRQRITIIVVSSIVLVAIMGGIFLFTQTRDAGGLSTSLKASCAATLYPNTCYTSLSPLIKPRHVSPHDIYKLSLQVSLGELSRAADGFFQHPTVQKVVADNNRTLAALESCRELFSLALDHLNDSASSAAASLHDHRTWLSAAATYQETCVEDLSTASAALGALAAGHLGNCTEYTSNSLALVSAAEEALGGGAGGRRMLEMPAGQMKFDAVVARDGSGGYTTIAAALKMVPEKSKKRFVIYVKRGTYFENVRIEKKMWNVMMIGDGKDATIVSGRLNHADGTPTFQSATFAVKGKGFMVRDMGFVNTAGASKGQAVALMSTADRSAFYRCKMDGYQDTLYPHSNRQFYRECDIYGTVDFIFGNAAVVIQNCNIMPKLPLHGQKNTITAQGKKDPNQNTGISIHNCIIRPTANLTGVNNFLGRPWKNYSTTIFLQNKMEGFIDPKGWLPWVGTTAPSTIFYAEYRNWGPGAGTSDRVKWSGLRLKLNAQQVSRFTVEEFINRDKWINEMGVTYKSGL, from the exons ATGGCTAGCTTCAACCCCTACGGCAATCTAAACGAGGCCGAGCAAGAAGGGGTCGCAGCGCGTCGGAAAACGCGCCAACGCATCACCATCATCGTCGTATCCAGCATAGTCCTTGTCGCCATCATGGGCGGAATCTTCCTCTTCACTCAAACTCGAGACGCAGGAGGCCTTTCCACCTCCCTGAAGGCCTCCTGCGCCGCGACCCTATACCCCAACACGTGCTACACCAGCCTCTCCCCACTAATAAAACCGCGCCACGTCAGCCCTCATGACATCTACAAGCTCTCCCTCCAAGTCTCCTTGGGCGAGCTCTCCCGAGCCGCCGACGGATTCTTCCAACACCCTACAGTGCAGAAGGTGGTCGCAGACAACAACAGAACGCTCGCGGCACTGGAGAGCTGCCGCGAGCTATTCTCCCTGGCGCTCGACCACCTCAACGACTCCGCGTCCTCCGCCGCTGCCAGCCTCCACGACCACAGGACGTGGCTGAGCGCCGCGGCGACATACCAGGAGACGTGCGTCGAGGACCTGAGCACTGCATCAGCGGCGCTCGGGGCCCTCGCCGCGGGTCACCTCGGGAACTGCACTGAGTACACCAGCAACAGCCTGGCGCTCGTCAGCGCGGCCGAGGAAGCACTCGGCGGCGGGGCCGGCGGTCGGAGGATGCTGGAGATGCCGGCGGGGCAGATGAAGTTCGACGCGGTGGTGGCGAGGGACGGGAGCGGTGGCTACACGACGATCGCGGCGGCGCTGAAGATGGTGCCGGAGAAGAGTAAAAAGAGGTTTGTTATATACGTGAAAAGGGGgacttattttgaaaatgtgaGGATAGAGAAGAAGATGTGGAATGTGATGATGATTGGTGATGGAAAGGATGCCACCATTGTTTCCGGCCGTCTCAACCATGCTGATGGAACTCCCACATTCCAATCCGCCACATTTG CCGTGAAGGGGAAAGGATTCATGGTCCGAGACATGGGGTTCGTAAACACGGCCGGGGCAAGCAAGGGCCAAGCCGTGGCCCTTATGTCAACGGCCGACCGCTCGGCCTTCTACCGCTGCAAAATGGACGGGTACCAAGACACGCTCTATCCACACTCCAACCGCCAATTCTACCGCGAGTGCGACATCTACGGCACCGTGGACTTCATCTTTGGAAACGCCGCGGTCGTGATCCAAAATTGCAACATTATGCCCAAGCTGCCCTTGCACGGCCAAAAAAACACCATCACCGCCCAAGGCAAGAAGGATCCGAACCAAAACACGGGCATATCCATCCATAACTGCATCATTAGACCCACGGCCAACTTGACCGGGGTCAACAACTTCTTAGGGCGGCCGTGGAAGAATTACTCCACGACCATTTTCTTGCAAAATAAGATGGAGGGCTTCATCGACCCGAAAGGGTGGCTACCTTGGGTTGGCACCACGGCCCCGAGCACCATCTTCTACGCTGAGTACCGGAACTGGGGGCCCGGGGCCGGGACCAGTGATAGGGTCAAGTGGAGTGGCTTGAGGCTCAAACTTAATGCCCAACAAGTTAGTAGGTTTACGGTTGAGGAATTCATCAATCGAGACAAATGGATTAACGAAATGGGTGTTACATATAAATCGGGACTTTGA
- the LOC125213814 gene encoding 65-kDa microtubule-associated protein 3-like: MSAGEKKMLTLTETTCGTLLNELQIIWDEVGESDAEKDIMLLELERECLEVYRRKVDQANKCRAQLRQAIADAEAELAAICSSIGEPPVHIRQSDQSTGSLKAELRAILPQIEEMRKMKSDRKNQFIEVNGEIQIIKNEIYGGGYASKDVAVNEADLSLRKLEELHIELQALQTEKCERLKRVHEYLNYLYSGCSVLGLDFKQTVSEIHPRLGEPEGKDISNGTIEQLRTAIQRMKEVKTQRKQQLQDLASSLLELWNLMDTPIEEQQIFQKVTCNIAASEDEITEPGMLSADFINHVKAEVSRLEELKVSKMKELVFKKKGELEDICRKTHLIPESDNAVDLAIEAVQSGAVDASCVLEQIELQISQVREEALNRKDILEKVEKWMAACDEESWLEEYNRDDNRYSAVRGAHLVLKRAEKARVLVNKLPAMVETLASKTTTWEKENGVYFTYDGVRLLSMLEDYMTLRQEKEIERKRQRDQKKLQGQLLTEQEALYGSKPSPMKNQSAKKGARLSCGGAATGRRLSLGGNMLQTPRHDMPPPAKATPVTRSAKKSQRITHDSLKDDGFQTLSSGRRGLDLAGLPVNQQSREIESPSPMMRKPFSPISSTDSSRSNATNILGDINQKHNEMLQKMLTSNNSTTPFTTPSKPIPTAEAENIMPQAASTPSTTLPIPMHLAMTPMQKPVPSATLQMTAITPAKAAEEEIEYSFEEKRAGFVLPRSHLVNLMMQV, translated from the exons ATGTCGGCAGGTGAGAAGAAGATGCTTACTCTAACGGAAACAACATGTGGTACTCTTCTGAATGAACTACAG ATAATATGGGACGAGGTGGGGGAATCTGATGCGGAAAAGGACATAATGTTGCTTGAGCTCGAACGAGAATGTTTAGAGGTGTACAGGAGAAAAGTAGATCAAGCAAACAAGTGTAGGGCTCAACTGAGGCAAGCAATTGCGGATGCTGAGGCCGAGCTTGCCGCCATCTGCTCTTCAATTGGTGAGCCTCCTGTACATATTAGACAG TCTGATCAAAGCACTGGAAGTTTGAAGGCTGAACTGAGAGCAATCCTTCCACAAATAGAAGAGATGAGAAAGATGAAATCTGATAGGAAAAACCAATTTATAGAGGTGAATGGTGAGATACAGATTATAAAGAATGAAATATATGGTGGAGGTTATGCTTCGAAGGATGTGGCAGTGAACGAAGCTGATTTATCTTTGAGAAAGCTTGAAGAACTACACATTGAACTGCAGGCACTCCAAACTGAAAAG TGTGAACGTCTGAAACGTGTCCATGAGTACCTTAATTATTTGTACTCGGGCTGCTCAGTGCTGGGTTTGGATTTTAAGCAAACTGTCAGTGAGATTCATCCAAGACTAGGGGAACCTGAAGGAAAAGACATCAGCAACGGTACCATTGAACAACTGAGGACTGCTATACAAAGAATGAAGGAAGTTAAAACACAGAGAAAGCAGCAG TTACAAGATCTAGCATCTTCATTACTGGAGCTTTGGAACTTGATGGATACACCAATTGAAGAGCAACAGATTTTCCAGAAAGTTACCTGTAATATAGCTGCTTCAGAAGATGAAATTACAGAGCCTGGCATGCTTTCTGCCGACTTTATTAATCAC GTCAAGGCTGAAGTTTCTCGACTGGAGGAGCTGAAAGTAAGCAAAATGAAGGAACTTGTTTTCAAGAAGAAGGGAGAGCTTGAAGATATTTGTAGGAAAACACATTTAATTCCAGAATCAGATAATGCAGTTGATTTGGCTATAGAAGCTGTTCAATCTG GAGCTGTTGATGCCTCTTGCGTGCTTGAACAAATTGAACTCCAGATCTCTCAAGTCAGAGAAGAGGCTCTAAACAGGAAAGACATACTTGAAAAGGTTGAGAAGTGGATGGCTGCATGCGACGAGGAGAGCTGGCTTGAGGAGTATAATAGG GATGACAATCGCTACAGTGCTGTGAGAGGTGCCCATCTTGTTCTGAAACGTGCCGAAAAAGCTCGTGTTCTGGTCAACAAACTTCCCG CAATGGTGGAGACATTGGCTTCAAAGACTACCACATGGGAAAAAGAGAATGGAGTCTATTTTACCTACGATGGC GTTCGTCTGCTTTCTATGCTTGAAGACTACATGACTTTGCGgcaagaaaaggaaatagaGCGCAAAAGGCAGAGG GACCAGAAGAAACTTCAGGGGCAGTTACTTACTGAGCAGGAGGCTCTTTATGGTTCCAAACCAAGTCCTATGAAGAACCAAAGCGCGAAGAAAGGCGCTCGATTGTCCTGTGGTGGTGCTGCCACCGGCAGAAGACTTTCCCTCGGTGGAAACATGCTACAGACTCCAAGGCATGATATGCCTCCTCCAGCAAAAGCTACTCCCGTCACTCGCAGCGCCAAAAAGAGTCAGCGTATAACTCACGACTCTCTTAAGGATGACGGATTTCAAACACTCTCCTCTG GGAGGAGAGGTTTGGACTTGGCCGGGCTTCCTGTAAACCAGCAGTCTCGAGAAATAGAATCGCCCTCGCCCATGATGCGAAAGCCGTTCTCTCCCATTTCATCCACGGACTCATCAAGGTCGAACGCCACAAACATTTTAGGCGACATCAACCAGAAACATAACGAAATGTTGCAAAAGATGCTCACAAGCAACAACAGCACCACACCATTCACCACTCCTTCTAAACCGATTCCAACGGCCGAAGCAGAGAACATAATGCCTCAAGCAGCCTCTACACCCTCCACCACATTGCCTATCCCAATGCACCTGGCTATGACGCCAATGCAGAAGCCTGTGCCATCCGCAACGCTGCAGATGACCGCCATCACACCGGCAAAGGCAGCCGAGGAGGAGATAGAGTACTCGTTCGAGGAAAAGAGAGCCGGATTCGTTCTGCCTAGATCACATCTAGTGAACTTGATGATGCAAGTATAG
- the LOC125215833 gene encoding protein YLS7-like gives MKSVSFKDWQKTSYPKALLSIIASVGGLALFLLLASTVLVSQPIGSTIHEYFYGATSPRKLDSDSSLNLSASESEHIVQPFVEGDKSNVTVLADHQNEVNDGPKLDESGEGDSKGALVEGAKDDGPKLDESGEGDSKGALVQGAKDEASESGQVESGNLGDKLPQPEGERSDSNNTMLPDSSFEGNASIAFSDKPTELAESVDSSGAATDSSQPNVAEADCDLYHGKWIHDEAGPLYRNDSCPIITQMQNCQGNGRPDKDYENWRWKPSQCDIPRFDPKKFLELMRGKTLAFIGDSVARNQMESMLCILWQAEAPKNRGNKKMQRYYFRSTSTTIVRIWSSWLVHQTSEPFDYAPAGVTKLHLDAPDEGFMQYITEFDVIVLSSGHWFAKQSVYILNNEIVGGQLWWPDKSREKKINNIDAFGVSVETILTAMGTHPNYTGVTIVRSFSPDHYEGGAWNTGGSCTGKERPLEGAIVENGFTNIMHEKQVNGFNRAVEKKTNKSKLKLMDITEAFSYRHDGHPGPYRSPDPNKITKRGPDGKPPPQDCLHWCMPGPVDTWNELVYEIIRRESHD, from the exons ATGAAATCTGTTTCATTCAAGGATTGGCAAAAAACTTCGTATCCGAAGGCCCTTCTGTCGATTATTGCCTCAGTTGGAGGGCTTGCCTTATTCTTACTGCTTGCTTCAACTGTGTTGGTCTCACAACCTATTGGCTCTACGATTCATGAGTATTTCTATGGTGCTACTAGCCCGAGAAAGCTTGATTCGGATTCATCCCTCAATCTTTCGGCTTCAGAGTCTGAGCACATTGTTCAGCCGTTTGTTGAAGGAGACAAATCAAATGTAACTGTTCTTGCGGATCACCAGAATGAAGTCAATGATGGTCCTAAACTTGATGAATCTGGTGAAGGTGATAGCAAGGGAGCTTTGGTCGAAGGGGCTAAGGATGATGGTCCCAAACTTGATGAATCTGGTGAAGGTGATAGCAAGGGAGCTTTGGTACAAGGGGCTAAGGATGAAGCATCCGAGTCAGGCCAAGTAGAATCTGGGAATTTGGGGGATAAGCTTCCACAGCCTGAGGGAGAAAGGAGTGACAGTAACAATACAATGCTTCCTGATAGTTCGTTTGAGGGAAATGCATCAATCGCCTTCAGTGATAAACCAACCGAGTTGGCAGAGAGTGTTGATTCTTCTGGTGCTGCCACCGACTCGAGCCAACCTAATGTTGCTGAAGCAG ATTGTGATCTTTATCATGGAAAATGGATTCATGATGAAGCTGGACCATTATATAGGAACGACTCGTGCCCCATAATCACTCAGATGCAGAACTGCCAAGGAAATGGAAGACCAGACAAAGATTATGAGAACTGGAGATGGAAACCATCCCAGTGTGACATTCCTAGGTTTGATCCAAAGAAGTTCCTTGAGCTAATGAGAGGAAAAACATTAGCTTTTATAGGTGATTCAGTTGCAAGAAATCAAATGGAGTCGATGTTGTGTATCCTGTGGCAG GCTGAAGCCCCTAAAAACAGAGGTAATAAGAAAATGCAACGATATTATTTCAGATCTACATCTACAACGATTGTTCGCATATGGTCCTCGTGGCTTGTTCATCAGACCTCTGAACCATTTGATTATGCTCCTGCCGGTGTGACTAAGCTCCATCTTGACGCGCCTGATGAGGGCTTCATGCAATATATCACAGAGTTTGATGTAATTGTCCTTTCGTCTGGCCATTGGTTTGCGAAGCAGTCAGTATACATATTGAACAATGAGATCGTAGGGGGGCAATTGTGGTGGCCAGATAAGTCCCGtgaaaagaaaatcaacaaCATTGATGCTTTTGGAGTATCTGTGGAAACAATTCTTACTGCCATGGGCACACACCCAAATTACACTGGTGTAACCATTGTCCGCAGCTTTTCTCCAGATCATTACGAGGGTGGAGCATGGAACACTGGAGGATCGTGTACCGGGAAAGAAAGGCCCCTGGAAGGTGCAATAGTTGAAAACGGCTTTACCAATATAATGCATGAGAAACAAGTCAACGGATTCAATCGTGCAGTAGAGAAAAAGACAAACAAGTCGAAACTGAAATTGATGGACATTACAGAAGCCTTTTCCTATCGCCATGATGGGCATCCAGGTCCATATCGAAGCCCAGATCCTAATAAGATTACTAAGCGAGGGCCAGATGGTAAGCCCCCGCCACAGGATTGCTTGCATTGGTGCATGCCAGGTCCAGTAGATACATGGAACGAGCTGgtatatgaaattataagACGAGAATCCCATGACTAA
- the LOC125213815 gene encoding peptidyl-prolyl cis-trans isomerase FKBP53-like, which yields MAFWGIEVKPGESYTLSDEERGRLHVTQATLGSGESTEKSILQCEVGDKDPIYLCSLLPDRLETCPLNLEFEEDEKVTFSIVGPQSVHLSGFFYGDESEDEDESDEDGYGCLYEEDDGMGIGSEDEEDFDYDSEDEEDEDCSEDDLCCGHPHSVRNSGVKIEEIVDDEKPINENGVSKQAKKKKKATGNENSNSQIVTKTETSVPILESEDEDGFPVPASNETKNESIGKKSQNKNEKADAGSEKKLKRKSGAIDQDEQPARDTTENEVKQKNNKKKKVAQSSLENGKPDSKVTVEPPVAEAGSDLKPSSEKKKEKKKNKKNKLQENAETPSAEKKVAEKYETNVEKQEKGGASKSLQVRTYPNGLVTEEVAMGKPDGKRASPGKKVSVHYIGKLQKNGKIFDSNVRKAPFKFRLGIGQVIKGWDVGVNGMRVGDKRRITIPPAMGYGAKGCPPAIPPNSWLVFDVELVDVN from the exons ATGGCCTTCTGGG GGATTGAAGTAAAACCAGGCGAATCCTACACTTTGTCTGATGAGGAGAGAGGAAGGCTTCATGTAACTCAG GCGACATTAGGTTCAGGGGAATCGACAGAGAAGAGCATATTACAGTGTGAAGTGGGAGATAAAGACCCGATTTACCTGTGCTCGTTGCTCCCCGATAGGCTCGAGACGTGCCCCTTGAACCTCGAGTTTGAGGAAGACGAAAAAGTCACCTTTTCGATCGTTGGCCCTCAGAGTGTGCATCTCTCTGGTTTCTTTTATGGTGATGAATCTGAAGATGAGGATGAATCTGATGAAGATGGTTATGGATG CCTCTATGAGGAGGATGATGGAATGGGGATTGGTTCTGAGGATGAGGAAGATTTTGACTACGATTCTGAAGATGAGGAAGACGAGGACTGTTCTGAGGATGACCTTTGCTGCGGGCACCCCCATTCTGTTCGCAACAGTGGAG TGAAAATTGAAGAGATAGTGGATGATGAAAAGCCGATCAATGAGAATGGCGTGTCTAAACaagcgaagaagaagaagaaagctACTGGAAACGAAAACTCCAACAGCCAGATTGTTACCAAGACTGAAACTAGTGTTCCCATTCTTGAaagtgaagatgaagatggtTTTCCTGTACCTGCATCtaatgaaactaaaaatgaaagtattGGTAAGAAATCCCAGAACAAGAATGAAAAAGCTGATGCTGGTTCCGAGAAAAAGTTGAAAAGAAAGAGTGGGGCCATCGACCAAGACGAACAGCCTGCAAG GGACACCACTGAAAATGAAGTTAAACAAAAGaataacaagaagaaaaaggtaGCGCAGAGTTCTCTGGAAAATGGAAAACCTGATTCTAAGGTTACGGTAGAGCCTCCAGTAGCTGAAGCTGGAAGCGATCTCAAGCCATCTTCTGAAAA gaagaaagaaaagaaaaagaacaagaaaaacaaactACAAGAAAATGCAGAGACTCCGAGTGCAGAGAAGAAAGTAGCAGAGAAATATGAAACCAACGtggagaaacaagagaaaGGAGGAGCATCTAAATCACTACAAGTGAGAACATACCCGAATGGTCTTGTAACAGAGGAGGTGGCAATGGGTAAACCCGATGGAAAAAGAGCTTCTCCAGGGAAAAAG GTTAGTGTCCATTACATTGGCAAGCTGCAGAAGAATGGCAAAATCTTCGATTCAAACGTTAGAAAAGCACCCTTTAAGTTTCGCCTAG GTATTGGCCAAGTTATTAAGGGATGGGATGTTGGTGTAAATG GCATGCGCGTAGGGGACAAACGAAGAATCACAATCCCTCCAGCTATGGG GTATGGTGCCAAAGGATGTCCTCCAGCAATACCTCCCAACTCATGGCTGGTGTTCGATGTGGAGTTGGTCGATGTCAACTAA
- the LOC125216852 gene encoding ATP-dependent Clp protease ATP-binding subunit CLPT1, chloroplastic-like — MATQGLSVFSITPISSAASQSRTKSFEQSLNFNPQSTFLGAKLSTQLSNSSLVASKRRSYAVATISFSLPSIQTDGLKNDERAKWSARAIKSFAMGELEARKLKYPNTGTEALLMGILVEGTSLAAKFLRDNGITLFKVRDEIVKLIGKSDMYYFSPEHPPLTEPAQKALDWAIEEKLKSGESGEITAAHILLGIWAQKEAAGHKILAGFGFDDAKAAELAKNMDKDTIYK; from the exons ATGGCCACTCAAGGACTGTCAGTGTTCTCAATTACGCCCATTTCTTCAGCTGCATCTCAGTCCCGCACAAAATCCTTCGAGCAATCGTTGAATTTCAATCCACAGAGTACTTTTTTGGGCGCCAAGCTCTCGACCCAGCTCTCAAATTCCAGTCTTGTTGCCTCGAAACGACGTAGTTACGCTGTCGCCACCATCTCCTTCAGCCTGCCCAGCAT ACAGACAGATGGGCTTAAAAATGATGAGAGGGCCAA ATGGTCAGCTAGGGCGATTAAATCGTTCGCTATGGGCGAATTGGAGGCACGGAAGCTCAAGTATCCGAACACCGGGACAGAGGCTCTACTCATGGGCATTTTGGTTGAAG GAACCAGTTTGGCAGCAAAGTTTTTGAGGGACAATGGCATTACACTCTTTAAGGTGCGGGATGAGATTGTAAAATTGATAGGGAAATCAGACATGTATTATTTCAGTCCTGAGCATCCTCCGTTGACTGAACCGGCCCAGAAGGCTCTTGATTGGGCAATTGAGGAGAAGCTGAAGTCAg GCGAAAGCGGTGAAATAACAGCAGCACATATACTTCTCGGAATTTGGGCACAAAAAGAGGCTGCAGGTCATAAGATACTGGCTGGATTTGGTTTTGATGATGCGAAGGCTGCAGAACTAGCTAAAAAT ATGGATAAGGATACAATTTACAAGTGA
- the LOC125209933 gene encoding uncharacterized protein LOC125209933: MNSESSSHSRSDEEISHSSSEEEVPPAPTGWDVAGFANNPVNNYISRFIQSELARMQQPPQRPIRRRRRYIPRDHAGGHDRLFADYFAEEPRYPADVFRRRFRMRRSLFLRIVNALSARYPEFRLQRDATGKPGLSPLQKCTVAIRQLAYGGSADMFDEYLQCGETTGQRVPEEFLSGRARDIWGALPSLAGRTDRAPRRIGTGGATAFRGCSAKIDRMHRQWKNRPTAWRGQATTGYKGPSIEFTANGNVHNMGYYLADGIYPQWPVFLKTIRCPIGDSRKYFARAQESALKDVERAFGVLQSRFALVKGPTRFFYQGDIADIMYACIIMHNMIIDDEHEGVLNVTNDTSVASSSHGVSTESESARRGVPYNEHERFKAFMDIHQKEAHRALQHDMIEELWANRNRAHRP, from the exons atgaattctgAATCGTCTTCTCATTCTCGGTCCGACGAGGAGAtatctcattcttcttccgaagaGGAGGTACCTCCCGCTCCCACCGGATGGGATGTCGCGGGTTTCGCCAACAACCCAGTCAACAACTATATCTCCCGTTTCATACAAAGCGAGCTTGCTCGAATGCAGCAGCCACCCCAACGGCCAATCCGCAGGCGGCGCCGATACATCCCCCGCGACCACGCTGGTGGGCACGATCGGCTGTTCGCCGATTATTTTGCTGAGGAACCACGTTATCCGGCAGATGTATTTCGTCGCCGATTCAGAATGCGCCGCTCCCTCTTCCTGCGCATTGTTAATGCGTTGTCCGCGCGTTACCCCGAGTTCCGGCTCCAGCGAGACGCCACAGGGAAGCCCGGTCTATCGCCCCTGCAGAAATGCACTGTTGCCATCCGACAATTGGCATATGGAGGGTCCGCCGACATGTTCGATGAGTATCTGCAATGCGGCGAGACGACTGGACAACGAGTGCCCGAAGAATTTTTGTCAGGGCGTGCGAGAGATATTTGGGGAGCACTACCTTCGCTCGCCGGACGCACTGACCGCGCTCCTCGCCGGATTGGCACCGGAGGAGCCACGGCTTTCCGGGGATGCTCGGCAAAGATCGATCGTATGCACCGGCAGTGGAAGAACCGCCCAACCGCGTGGCGAGGCCAGGCCACTACCGGCTACAAAG GCCCCTCCATCGAATTCACGGCCAATGGCAATGTGCATAACATGGGGTACTACCTGGCTGACGGCATCTATCCGCAATGGCCCGTGTttttgaagacgatcagatgtCCAATCGGAGATAGTAGAAAGTATTTTGCCCGAGCGCAAGAGTCTGCGctcaaggatgtggagagggcgtttggggtgctccaatcgcgatTTGCACTGGTAAAGGGCCCGACGCGCTTTTTCTACCAGGGGGATAttgccgacatcatgtatgcgtgcatcatcatgcataacatgatcatcGATGATGAACACGAAGGCGTCCTCAACGTCACCAACGACACTAGTGTTGCATCATCGAGTCACGGTGTCTCAACCGAGTCCGAGTCCGCCCGCCGGGGTGTACCGTACAACGAACATGAACGGTTCAAGGCGTTCATGGACATACACCAGAAGGAGGCCCATCGAGCACTACAACACGATATGATCGAAGAATTGTGGGCAAATAGAAACCGCGCCCaccgcccttga